In Mytilus edulis chromosome 4, xbMytEdul2.2, whole genome shotgun sequence, the following proteins share a genomic window:
- the LOC139521836 gene encoding protein FAM184A-like isoform X4, giving the protein MNQFKFDSGDSAKKTFEFRMSKKVSELTQVVHMLFTRNHEKEVEIEAMKEAFEYEILLVQEDAQGRIDNLETKRLELELELDRERKAVENRLKSALKNESDSREEEWKAKLIASEKNLLEEKAECQNLRDLLINAQRDIEKLRQGVADQLASKNEEILRKNQELDKLRKLVANLEKTQVETEIHYKEIIRDIEKTNEKLEKELQQLQALLEETHRNKMKLEEKNAKLETDLKNLRKDFSRKVAEVVASQKMQHHQQLQQVQSYQQPSTRLSPGAFTVGRSKLYDPRKDYNDELEKLRREVQRYRMELSNRDNNFNRVFSTQQPLTVDPRAGKIGMSSQQVIASHRSNEPLLSKEKSFSYAFVQSIDDSKRPSSSRASSAASRLPVLSQEQKTRLTKLMRPKPLSKEALYS; this is encoded by the exons ATGAATCAGTTTAAGTTTGACTCTGGCGATTCCGCCAAGAAGACGTTCGAGTTTCGGATGTCAAAAAAAGTTTCCGAATTGACTCAAGTTGTTCATATGCTGTTTACCCGTAATCATGAGAAAGAAGTCGAAATTGAGGCTATGAAAGAAGCCTTTGAATATGAAATATTATTAGTGCAAGAAGACGCACAGGGTAGAATTGACAATTTAGAAACTAAACGATTGGAATTAGAACTGGAATTAGACAGAGAACGAAAAGCTGTAGAAAATCGTCTGAAAAGTGCTCTGAAAAATGAATCAGACAGTCGAGAGGAAGAATGGAAGGCCAAACTAATAGCAAGTGAAAAAAATTTGCTTGAAGAAAAAGCCGAGTGCCAAAATCTTAGAGATCTTTTAATAAATGCTCAGAGAGATATCGAAAAATTAAGACAGGGTGTAGCTGATCAGCTTGCTAGTAAAAACGAAGAAATTCTTAGGAAAAATCAGGAATTAGATAAATTAAGGAAATTAGTTGCTAATTTAGAAAAGACCCAGGTTGAAACAGAAATTCATTATAAAGAAATTATACGTGATATTGAAAAAACTAATGAAAAGTTAGAAAAAGAACTTCAACAGTTGCAAGCATTGTTAGAAGAGACACATAGGAATAAAATGAAACTTGAGGAAAAGAATGCTAAATTAGAAACGGATTTGAAAAATTTGCGGAAAGACTTTAGTAGAAAAGTTGCAGAAGTAGTAGCTAGTCAAAAAATGCAACATCATCAGCAACTACAACAAGTTCAAAGCTATCAACAGCCGTCAACAAGGCTGTCTCCTGGAGCTTTCACG GTTGGACGTTCGAAATTGTATGATCCTAGGAAG GATTATAACGATGAATTGGAAAAATTACGACGAGAGGTTCAGCGATATCGGATGGAGCTCAGTAACCGTGACAATAACTTCAATAGAGTATTCTCTACTCAACAACCTCTTACTGTGGACCCTAGAGCAGGAAAAATCGGGATGAGTTCACAGCAAGTGATTGCTTCACACAGGAGTAATGAACCACTGTTATCAAAAGAGAAGTCGTTTTCATATGCCTTTGTACAATCGATAGATGATTCC AAAAGACCGTCCAGTTCAAGGGCCTCTTCTGCAGCATCAAGGTTACCAGTGCTTTCACAGGAACAGAAGACTCGTCTAACAAAACTTATGCGACCTAAACCATTATCGAAAGAGGCTTTGTATAGTTAA
- the LOC139521836 gene encoding uncharacterized protein isoform X2 gives MNQFKFDSGDSAKKTFEFRMSKKVSELTQVVHMLFTRNHEKEVEIEAMKEAFEYEILLVQEDAQGRIDNLETKRLELELELDRERKAVENRLKSALKNESDSREEEWKAKLIASEKNLLEEKAECQNLRDLLINAQRDIEKLRQGVADQLASKNEEILRKNQELDKLRKLVANLEKTQVETEIHYKEIIRDIEKTNEKLEKELQQLQALLEETHRNKMKLEEKNAKLETDLKNLRKDFSRKVAEVVASQKMQHHQQLQQVQSYQQPSTRLSPGAFTREDRVRSSRSPIPSNSAKRRNSRDSRQIAPKRDEDYNDELEKLRREVQRYRMELSNRDNNFNRVFSTQQPLTVDPRAGKIGMSSQQVIASHRSNEPLLSKEKSFSYAFVQSIDDSKRPSSSRASSAASRLPVLSQEQKTRLTKLMRPKPLSKEALYS, from the exons ATGAATCAGTTTAAGTTTGACTCTGGCGATTCCGCCAAGAAGACGTTCGAGTTTCGGATGTCAAAAAAAGTTTCCGAATTGACTCAAGTTGTTCATATGCTGTTTACCCGTAATCATGAGAAAGAAGTCGAAATTGAGGCTATGAAAGAAGCCTTTGAATATGAAATATTATTAGTGCAAGAAGACGCACAGGGTAGAATTGACAATTTAGAAACTAAACGATTGGAATTAGAACTGGAATTAGACAGAGAACGAAAAGCTGTAGAAAATCGTCTGAAAAGTGCTCTGAAAAATGAATCAGACAGTCGAGAGGAAGAATGGAAGGCCAAACTAATAGCAAGTGAAAAAAATTTGCTTGAAGAAAAAGCCGAGTGCCAAAATCTTAGAGATCTTTTAATAAATGCTCAGAGAGATATCGAAAAATTAAGACAGGGTGTAGCTGATCAGCTTGCTAGTAAAAACGAAGAAATTCTTAGGAAAAATCAGGAATTAGATAAATTAAGGAAATTAGTTGCTAATTTAGAAAAGACCCAGGTTGAAACAGAAATTCATTATAAAGAAATTATACGTGATATTGAAAAAACTAATGAAAAGTTAGAAAAAGAACTTCAACAGTTGCAAGCATTGTTAGAAGAGACACATAGGAATAAAATGAAACTTGAGGAAAAGAATGCTAAATTAGAAACGGATTTGAAAAATTTGCGGAAAGACTTTAGTAGAAAAGTTGCAGAAGTAGTAGCTAGTCAAAAAATGCAACATCATCAGCAACTACAACAAGTTCAAAGCTATCAACAGCCGTCAACAAGGCTGTCTCCTGGAGCTTTCACG AGAGAAGATAGAGTACGATCATCACGTTCACCTATTCCATCCAATTCTGCAAAGAGAAGAAATAGCCGTGATTCAAGGCAAATTGCCCCAAAGCGCGATGAG GATTATAACGATGAATTGGAAAAATTACGACGAGAGGTTCAGCGATATCGGATGGAGCTCAGTAACCGTGACAATAACTTCAATAGAGTATTCTCTACTCAACAACCTCTTACTGTGGACCCTAGAGCAGGAAAAATCGGGATGAGTTCACAGCAAGTGATTGCTTCACACAGGAGTAATGAACCACTGTTATCAAAAGAGAAGTCGTTTTCATATGCCTTTGTACAATCGATAGATGATTCC AAAAGACCGTCCAGTTCAAGGGCCTCTTCTGCAGCATCAAGGTTACCAGTGCTTTCACAGGAACAGAAGACTCGTCTAACAAAACTTATGCGACCTAAACCATTATCGAAAGAGGCTTTGTATAGTTAA
- the LOC139521836 gene encoding protein FAM184A-like isoform X5, which produces MNQFKFDSGDSAKKTFEFRMSKKVSELTQVVHMLFTRNHEKEVEIEAMKEAFEYEILLVQEDAQGRIDNLETKRLELELELDRERKAVENRLKSALKNESDSREEEWKAKLIASEKNLLEEKAECQNLRDLLINAQRDIEKLRQGVADQLASKNEEILRKNQELDKLRKLVANLEKTQVETEIHYKEIIRDIEKTNEKLEKELQQLQALLEETHRNKMKLEEKNAKLETDLKNLRKDFSRKVAEVVASQKMQHHQQLQQVQSYQQPSTRLSPGAFTSHHSCTNKDYNDELEKLRREVQRYRMELSNRDNNFNRVFSTQQPLTVDPRAGKIGMSSQQVIASHRSNEPLLSKEKSFSYAFVQSIDDSKRPSSSRASSAASRLPVLSQEQKTRLTKLMRPKPLSKEALYS; this is translated from the exons ATGAATCAGTTTAAGTTTGACTCTGGCGATTCCGCCAAGAAGACGTTCGAGTTTCGGATGTCAAAAAAAGTTTCCGAATTGACTCAAGTTGTTCATATGCTGTTTACCCGTAATCATGAGAAAGAAGTCGAAATTGAGGCTATGAAAGAAGCCTTTGAATATGAAATATTATTAGTGCAAGAAGACGCACAGGGTAGAATTGACAATTTAGAAACTAAACGATTGGAATTAGAACTGGAATTAGACAGAGAACGAAAAGCTGTAGAAAATCGTCTGAAAAGTGCTCTGAAAAATGAATCAGACAGTCGAGAGGAAGAATGGAAGGCCAAACTAATAGCAAGTGAAAAAAATTTGCTTGAAGAAAAAGCCGAGTGCCAAAATCTTAGAGATCTTTTAATAAATGCTCAGAGAGATATCGAAAAATTAAGACAGGGTGTAGCTGATCAGCTTGCTAGTAAAAACGAAGAAATTCTTAGGAAAAATCAGGAATTAGATAAATTAAGGAAATTAGTTGCTAATTTAGAAAAGACCCAGGTTGAAACAGAAATTCATTATAAAGAAATTATACGTGATATTGAAAAAACTAATGAAAAGTTAGAAAAAGAACTTCAACAGTTGCAAGCATTGTTAGAAGAGACACATAGGAATAAAATGAAACTTGAGGAAAAGAATGCTAAATTAGAAACGGATTTGAAAAATTTGCGGAAAGACTTTAGTAGAAAAGTTGCAGAAGTAGTAGCTAGTCAAAAAATGCAACATCATCAGCAACTACAACAAGTTCAAAGCTATCAACAGCCGTCAACAAGGCTGTCTCCTGGAGCTTTCACG TCACATCATTCATGTACAAACAAG GATTATAACGATGAATTGGAAAAATTACGACGAGAGGTTCAGCGATATCGGATGGAGCTCAGTAACCGTGACAATAACTTCAATAGAGTATTCTCTACTCAACAACCTCTTACTGTGGACCCTAGAGCAGGAAAAATCGGGATGAGTTCACAGCAAGTGATTGCTTCACACAGGAGTAATGAACCACTGTTATCAAAAGAGAAGTCGTTTTCATATGCCTTTGTACAATCGATAGATGATTCC AAAAGACCGTCCAGTTCAAGGGCCTCTTCTGCAGCATCAAGGTTACCAGTGCTTTCACAGGAACAGAAGACTCGTCTAACAAAACTTATGCGACCTAAACCATTATCGAAAGAGGCTTTGTATAGTTAA
- the LOC139521836 gene encoding protein FAM184A-like isoform X3, which yields MNQFKFDSGDSAKKTFEFRMSKKVSELTQVVHMLFTRNHEKEVEIEAMKEAFEYEILLVQEDAQGRIDNLETKRLELELELDRERKAVENRLKSALKNESDSREEEWKAKLIASEKNLLEEKAECQNLRDLLINAQRDIEKLRQGVADQLASKNEEILRKNQELDKLRKLVANLEKTQVETEIHYKEIIRDIEKTNEKLEKELQQLQALLEETHRNKMKLEEKNAKLETDLKNLRKDFSRKVAEVVASQKMQHHQQLQQVQSYQQPSTRLSPGAFTSHHSCTNKVGRSKLYDPRKDYNDELEKLRREVQRYRMELSNRDNNFNRVFSTQQPLTVDPRAGKIGMSSQQVIASHRSNEPLLSKEKSFSYAFVQSIDDSKRPSSSRASSAASRLPVLSQEQKTRLTKLMRPKPLSKEALYS from the exons ATGAATCAGTTTAAGTTTGACTCTGGCGATTCCGCCAAGAAGACGTTCGAGTTTCGGATGTCAAAAAAAGTTTCCGAATTGACTCAAGTTGTTCATATGCTGTTTACCCGTAATCATGAGAAAGAAGTCGAAATTGAGGCTATGAAAGAAGCCTTTGAATATGAAATATTATTAGTGCAAGAAGACGCACAGGGTAGAATTGACAATTTAGAAACTAAACGATTGGAATTAGAACTGGAATTAGACAGAGAACGAAAAGCTGTAGAAAATCGTCTGAAAAGTGCTCTGAAAAATGAATCAGACAGTCGAGAGGAAGAATGGAAGGCCAAACTAATAGCAAGTGAAAAAAATTTGCTTGAAGAAAAAGCCGAGTGCCAAAATCTTAGAGATCTTTTAATAAATGCTCAGAGAGATATCGAAAAATTAAGACAGGGTGTAGCTGATCAGCTTGCTAGTAAAAACGAAGAAATTCTTAGGAAAAATCAGGAATTAGATAAATTAAGGAAATTAGTTGCTAATTTAGAAAAGACCCAGGTTGAAACAGAAATTCATTATAAAGAAATTATACGTGATATTGAAAAAACTAATGAAAAGTTAGAAAAAGAACTTCAACAGTTGCAAGCATTGTTAGAAGAGACACATAGGAATAAAATGAAACTTGAGGAAAAGAATGCTAAATTAGAAACGGATTTGAAAAATTTGCGGAAAGACTTTAGTAGAAAAGTTGCAGAAGTAGTAGCTAGTCAAAAAATGCAACATCATCAGCAACTACAACAAGTTCAAAGCTATCAACAGCCGTCAACAAGGCTGTCTCCTGGAGCTTTCACG TCACATCATTCATGTACAAACAAG GTTGGACGTTCGAAATTGTATGATCCTAGGAAG GATTATAACGATGAATTGGAAAAATTACGACGAGAGGTTCAGCGATATCGGATGGAGCTCAGTAACCGTGACAATAACTTCAATAGAGTATTCTCTACTCAACAACCTCTTACTGTGGACCCTAGAGCAGGAAAAATCGGGATGAGTTCACAGCAAGTGATTGCTTCACACAGGAGTAATGAACCACTGTTATCAAAAGAGAAGTCGTTTTCATATGCCTTTGTACAATCGATAGATGATTCC AAAAGACCGTCCAGTTCAAGGGCCTCTTCTGCAGCATCAAGGTTACCAGTGCTTTCACAGGAACAGAAGACTCGTCTAACAAAACTTATGCGACCTAAACCATTATCGAAAGAGGCTTTGTATAGTTAA
- the LOC139521836 gene encoding protein FAM184A-like isoform X6, with translation MNQFKFDSGDSAKKTFEFRMSKKVSELTQVVHMLFTRNHEKEVEIEAMKEAFEYEILLVQEDAQGRIDNLETKRLELELELDRERKAVENRLKSALKNESDSREEEWKAKLIASEKNLLEEKAECQNLRDLLINAQRDIEKLRQGVADQLASKNEEILRKNQELDKLRKLVANLEKTQVETEIHYKEIIRDIEKTNEKLEKELQQLQALLEETHRNKMKLEEKNAKLETDLKNLRKDFSRKVAEVVASQKMQHHQQLQQVQSYQQPSTRLSPGAFTDYNDELEKLRREVQRYRMELSNRDNNFNRVFSTQQPLTVDPRAGKIGMSSQQVIASHRSNEPLLSKEKSFSYAFVQSIDDSKRPSSSRASSAASRLPVLSQEQKTRLTKLMRPKPLSKEALYS, from the exons ATGAATCAGTTTAAGTTTGACTCTGGCGATTCCGCCAAGAAGACGTTCGAGTTTCGGATGTCAAAAAAAGTTTCCGAATTGACTCAAGTTGTTCATATGCTGTTTACCCGTAATCATGAGAAAGAAGTCGAAATTGAGGCTATGAAAGAAGCCTTTGAATATGAAATATTATTAGTGCAAGAAGACGCACAGGGTAGAATTGACAATTTAGAAACTAAACGATTGGAATTAGAACTGGAATTAGACAGAGAACGAAAAGCTGTAGAAAATCGTCTGAAAAGTGCTCTGAAAAATGAATCAGACAGTCGAGAGGAAGAATGGAAGGCCAAACTAATAGCAAGTGAAAAAAATTTGCTTGAAGAAAAAGCCGAGTGCCAAAATCTTAGAGATCTTTTAATAAATGCTCAGAGAGATATCGAAAAATTAAGACAGGGTGTAGCTGATCAGCTTGCTAGTAAAAACGAAGAAATTCTTAGGAAAAATCAGGAATTAGATAAATTAAGGAAATTAGTTGCTAATTTAGAAAAGACCCAGGTTGAAACAGAAATTCATTATAAAGAAATTATACGTGATATTGAAAAAACTAATGAAAAGTTAGAAAAAGAACTTCAACAGTTGCAAGCATTGTTAGAAGAGACACATAGGAATAAAATGAAACTTGAGGAAAAGAATGCTAAATTAGAAACGGATTTGAAAAATTTGCGGAAAGACTTTAGTAGAAAAGTTGCAGAAGTAGTAGCTAGTCAAAAAATGCAACATCATCAGCAACTACAACAAGTTCAAAGCTATCAACAGCCGTCAACAAGGCTGTCTCCTGGAGCTTTCACG GATTATAACGATGAATTGGAAAAATTACGACGAGAGGTTCAGCGATATCGGATGGAGCTCAGTAACCGTGACAATAACTTCAATAGAGTATTCTCTACTCAACAACCTCTTACTGTGGACCCTAGAGCAGGAAAAATCGGGATGAGTTCACAGCAAGTGATTGCTTCACACAGGAGTAATGAACCACTGTTATCAAAAGAGAAGTCGTTTTCATATGCCTTTGTACAATCGATAGATGATTCC AAAAGACCGTCCAGTTCAAGGGCCTCTTCTGCAGCATCAAGGTTACCAGTGCTTTCACAGGAACAGAAGACTCGTCTAACAAAACTTATGCGACCTAAACCATTATCGAAAGAGGCTTTGTATAGTTAA
- the LOC139521836 gene encoding periplakin-like isoform X1, with translation MNQFKFDSGDSAKKTFEFRMSKKVSELTQVVHMLFTRNHEKEVEIEAMKEAFEYEILLVQEDAQGRIDNLETKRLELELELDRERKAVENRLKSALKNESDSREEEWKAKLIASEKNLLEEKAECQNLRDLLINAQRDIEKLRQGVADQLASKNEEILRKNQELDKLRKLVANLEKTQVETEIHYKEIIRDIEKTNEKLEKELQQLQALLEETHRNKMKLEEKNAKLETDLKNLRKDFSRKVAEVVASQKMQHHQQLQQVQSYQQPSTRLSPGAFTREDRVRSSRSPIPSNSAKRRNSRDSRQIAPKRDESHHSCTNKDYNDELEKLRREVQRYRMELSNRDNNFNRVFSTQQPLTVDPRAGKIGMSSQQVIASHRSNEPLLSKEKSFSYAFVQSIDDSKRPSSSRASSAASRLPVLSQEQKTRLTKLMRPKPLSKEALYS, from the exons ATGAATCAGTTTAAGTTTGACTCTGGCGATTCCGCCAAGAAGACGTTCGAGTTTCGGATGTCAAAAAAAGTTTCCGAATTGACTCAAGTTGTTCATATGCTGTTTACCCGTAATCATGAGAAAGAAGTCGAAATTGAGGCTATGAAAGAAGCCTTTGAATATGAAATATTATTAGTGCAAGAAGACGCACAGGGTAGAATTGACAATTTAGAAACTAAACGATTGGAATTAGAACTGGAATTAGACAGAGAACGAAAAGCTGTAGAAAATCGTCTGAAAAGTGCTCTGAAAAATGAATCAGACAGTCGAGAGGAAGAATGGAAGGCCAAACTAATAGCAAGTGAAAAAAATTTGCTTGAAGAAAAAGCCGAGTGCCAAAATCTTAGAGATCTTTTAATAAATGCTCAGAGAGATATCGAAAAATTAAGACAGGGTGTAGCTGATCAGCTTGCTAGTAAAAACGAAGAAATTCTTAGGAAAAATCAGGAATTAGATAAATTAAGGAAATTAGTTGCTAATTTAGAAAAGACCCAGGTTGAAACAGAAATTCATTATAAAGAAATTATACGTGATATTGAAAAAACTAATGAAAAGTTAGAAAAAGAACTTCAACAGTTGCAAGCATTGTTAGAAGAGACACATAGGAATAAAATGAAACTTGAGGAAAAGAATGCTAAATTAGAAACGGATTTGAAAAATTTGCGGAAAGACTTTAGTAGAAAAGTTGCAGAAGTAGTAGCTAGTCAAAAAATGCAACATCATCAGCAACTACAACAAGTTCAAAGCTATCAACAGCCGTCAACAAGGCTGTCTCCTGGAGCTTTCACG AGAGAAGATAGAGTACGATCATCACGTTCACCTATTCCATCCAATTCTGCAAAGAGAAGAAATAGCCGTGATTCAAGGCAAATTGCCCCAAAGCGCGATGAG TCACATCATTCATGTACAAACAAG GATTATAACGATGAATTGGAAAAATTACGACGAGAGGTTCAGCGATATCGGATGGAGCTCAGTAACCGTGACAATAACTTCAATAGAGTATTCTCTACTCAACAACCTCTTACTGTGGACCCTAGAGCAGGAAAAATCGGGATGAGTTCACAGCAAGTGATTGCTTCACACAGGAGTAATGAACCACTGTTATCAAAAGAGAAGTCGTTTTCATATGCCTTTGTACAATCGATAGATGATTCC AAAAGACCGTCCAGTTCAAGGGCCTCTTCTGCAGCATCAAGGTTACCAGTGCTTTCACAGGAACAGAAGACTCGTCTAACAAAACTTATGCGACCTAAACCATTATCGAAAGAGGCTTTGTATAGTTAA